The Acidicapsa acidisoli genome window below encodes:
- a CDS encoding 2-hydroxyacid dehydrogenase, giving the protein MRILFCGNTFPDAPEYLREHLPSDANDEIIACTATDIIPKLSGVDIVIPKMQRIGCAEIEAGQFQLIQQWGTGLECIDLESAKKKEIYVANVPATGGNAESVAEHAILLILSLLRELPKAQAHVRAGVHGTPLGKMLAGRTVCLYGLGAIALPLAKRLHSFEVNLIGITRDPTASKVSEFGLSRCFSLEERERAFAATDILILCMRYTEEMRGMIGAKELAWLKRRAYLINVARGGVIDGEALYSHLVCGHLAGAGLDVFWQEPIPTNDPVLALPNVIATPHVGGATEPSFEMIAKVVATNVERIRYGNPPLHTAF; this is encoded by the coding sequence ATGCGTATTCTCTTTTGTGGAAACACTTTTCCGGATGCTCCCGAGTACCTTCGAGAACATCTCCCATCCGATGCCAACGATGAAATCATCGCATGTACCGCGACAGACATTATCCCCAAACTCAGCGGAGTCGATATCGTTATCCCTAAAATGCAGCGAATCGGATGTGCAGAGATTGAAGCGGGCCAGTTTCAATTGATTCAGCAGTGGGGGACCGGTCTGGAATGTATCGACCTGGAGAGCGCGAAGAAGAAAGAGATTTACGTAGCGAATGTGCCTGCAACCGGAGGCAATGCCGAGTCCGTGGCGGAGCACGCGATACTACTCATCCTGTCACTCTTGCGAGAGCTGCCCAAAGCACAGGCGCATGTGCGTGCTGGGGTGCATGGGACGCCGCTTGGCAAGATGCTTGCCGGCCGCACAGTCTGCCTCTACGGTTTGGGGGCGATTGCGTTACCGCTTGCAAAGCGTCTCCATAGCTTCGAAGTGAATCTGATCGGAATAACCCGAGATCCAACCGCTTCGAAGGTCAGTGAGTTCGGCCTCTCGCGCTGTTTTTCCCTCGAGGAGCGTGAACGGGCTTTCGCAGCAACCGACATCCTCATTTTGTGCATGCGCTACACCGAGGAGATGCGCGGCATGATCGGAGCTAAAGAGTTGGCATGGCTCAAGCGCCGTGCCTATCTCATCAATGTTGCGCGGGGTGGTGTCATAGACGGAGAAGCACTGTATTCACATCTTGTCTGCGGTCATCTTGCTGGAGCGGGTCTTGATGTGTTCTGGCAGGAACCAATTCCAACGAATGATCCTGTCCTGGCTCTGCCCAATGTTATCGCAACTCCACACGTTGGAGGCGCCACCGAGCCTTCGTTTGAAATGATCGCTAAAGTAGTTGCTACCAACGTCGAGCGGATTCGATATGGAAACCCTCCGCTGCACACCGCGTTCTAA
- a CDS encoding RNA polymerase sigma factor has translation MKSCGSGYVDSQKGIFMDTCTLQYGISRKLLAGATDAVLVKAAKSGDHTAFAQLWERHSNKVFLTVCRITGNRDDAEDVLQEAWMKVYTHLKTFVGRASFSTWVTRIAINSALMALRRKRAHPETSMEVYVGDAWHFLEVADQTKDVEELFTRQESAQRLKQAIRRLRPRLRKVVEIQQLNDRSLKETADLAGITVGATKSRLFHARISLRKALQRESNAAPQRASPSLSITRARKVV, from the coding sequence ATGAAGAGCTGCGGTTCTGGTTATGTGGATTCACAGAAAGGGATTTTCATGGATACATGCACATTGCAATACGGCATCAGTCGGAAGCTCCTTGCTGGAGCAACCGATGCGGTACTTGTTAAGGCGGCCAAGTCGGGAGATCACACAGCTTTTGCTCAATTGTGGGAGCGGCACTCGAATAAAGTATTTCTCACGGTCTGTCGGATCACGGGAAATCGAGACGATGCAGAAGACGTGCTTCAGGAGGCGTGGATGAAAGTCTATACCCATTTGAAAACATTTGTTGGCCGAGCGAGCTTTTCGACTTGGGTAACGCGCATAGCGATCAATTCGGCGCTTATGGCTCTACGCAGGAAGCGTGCTCATCCCGAGACGTCGATGGAGGTCTATGTCGGCGATGCCTGGCACTTCTTGGAGGTCGCAGACCAGACCAAAGACGTTGAAGAACTCTTTACAAGGCAGGAAAGCGCACAGCGCTTGAAACAAGCAATCCGCCGCTTGAGGCCGCGTCTGCGGAAGGTGGTCGAGATCCAGCAATTGAATGACCGGTCACTAAAGGAAACCGCCGATCTCGCAGGCATCACTGTTGGCGCAACGAAGTCTCGTTTGTTCCACGCTCGAATCTCTCTGCGTAAAGCTTTGCAGCGAGAGAGCAACGCTGCGCCACAGAGAGCGTCACCGTCGCTCAGTATTACGCGCGCTCGCAAAGTTGTGTGA
- a CDS encoding DUF3300 domain-containing protein, with product MNIFRRTAGFSTHRSGKQNLVSLLLWALCFAISPQSLLASQDQYVPPQQQDAQQDPGQLQQLVAPIALYPDSLLPQILAASTYPEQVVEADRWVQAHPALQGEALGQAVDQQPWDPSIKALTAFPSVLGNMDKNLSWTSALGDAYYNQQSDVMAAVQAMRQEAQAAGNLQSDPQETVTTQGSNISIEPANPDDVYVPAYDPWVVYGESVAAWPGWYPYPGIWFGGPNLYFGPHFGTGWYRGYGWGWNHWDADWRGRSVLYYHNRFHSNSTTFYNRNGFHQGGVELLDRRETDNHPVEPPRPFGGDTRAAQGYAEPRSQSNIRSNAFGGYEHGGEERGFSSRGSESFGGGGGFHGGGGRR from the coding sequence ATGAATATTTTCCGGCGTACCGCTGGATTCTCAACTCATCGATCAGGTAAGCAGAACCTGGTTTCCCTGTTGTTGTGGGCTTTGTGCTTCGCTATTTCGCCGCAAAGTCTTCTGGCCAGTCAGGATCAGTACGTACCACCGCAGCAACAAGATGCCCAACAGGACCCCGGGCAGTTACAGCAGCTGGTTGCGCCCATTGCGCTCTATCCGGATTCGCTTTTGCCGCAGATCCTGGCTGCGTCCACTTATCCCGAACAAGTGGTCGAAGCCGACAGATGGGTGCAAGCGCATCCTGCTTTACAGGGTGAAGCTTTGGGACAAGCTGTGGACCAGCAACCTTGGGATCCGAGCATCAAGGCCCTCACTGCATTTCCATCCGTACTTGGAAACATGGACAAGAACCTCTCCTGGACCTCGGCCTTAGGCGACGCTTATTACAACCAGCAATCGGACGTGATGGCTGCGGTGCAGGCAATGCGCCAGGAAGCGCAGGCGGCCGGCAACCTTCAGTCCGATCCGCAGGAGACGGTCACGACGCAAGGCTCGAACATCAGCATTGAGCCTGCCAACCCTGATGATGTATACGTCCCGGCGTACGATCCATGGGTGGTTTATGGAGAATCCGTAGCGGCTTGGCCGGGGTGGTATCCGTATCCCGGAATCTGGTTCGGCGGCCCAAACCTCTACTTTGGTCCCCACTTCGGAACCGGTTGGTACCGAGGCTATGGATGGGGCTGGAATCATTGGGACGCCGATTGGCGCGGCCGGTCCGTGCTCTATTACCACAACAGGTTCCACTCCAACAGCACGACGTTCTATAACCGGAATGGCTTCCACCAAGGTGGCGTTGAACTCCTCGACCGCCGGGAGACTGACAACCATCCCGTTGAACCTCCCCGGCCTTTCGGTGGAGACACCAGAGCTGCTCAAGGATATGCAGAACCCCGCAGTCAAAGCAATATCCGCTCGAACGCCTTCGGCGGTTACGAGCACGGCGGCGAGGAAAGAGGGTTTTCGTCACGCGGAAGCGAAAGCTTCGGTGGAGGCGGAGGGTTCCACGGCGGTGGCGGGCGACGATAA